In Herbinix luporum, a single window of DNA contains:
- a CDS encoding DUF503 domain-containing protein, translating to MVVGTVRIKIYAPWVHSLKEKRMVVKSLCAKVKNKFNVSIAEVEDQDLHQSIVLGIACITSSSAHADKILDTVINFIEGNTEGDIINIERLLY from the coding sequence ATGGTAGTAGGAACTGTCAGGATAAAAATATATGCACCTTGGGTTCACTCCTTAAAAGAAAAGCGTATGGTTGTAAAAAGCCTATGTGCTAAAGTGAAAAATAAATTCAATGTATCCATAGCTGAGGTGGAAGATCAAGATCTTCATCAGAGCATAGTCCTTGGGATTGCCTGTATAACAAGCAGTAGTGCCCATGCAGATAAGATTTTGGATACGGTAATTAATTTTATTGAGGGAAATACTGAGGGGGATATTATAAATATTGAAAGATTGCTATATTGA